Proteins encoded within one genomic window of Brienomyrus brachyistius isolate T26 chromosome 22, BBRACH_0.4, whole genome shotgun sequence:
- the LOC125718290 gene encoding uncharacterized protein LOC125718290, with protein MELSSKKLHPFVSELRIVLLGEDANSVGNSILGREAFETGPTCSPAPQHCERARGVAAGRRLAVISCPDLITLSPLAQTQVIESCFFLSSPGPHVLLVVPKLDNFTRKDLTRVKRILAYWGDAAVNHTMVLVSDSAHKNSAVQQLIKDCGGRVHELSARYMTETRQVAQLVEKMEQMVREKEGQYLSPEDCQESNIQVEGMQDAVPPEKRKKQQDEEIAGKSSSHGQPESVKSGSSSAEDLKQDIWTLPEYKTCLPVTCGNENGILYRDKLALGETCILVGTRWFTPPGFEVFGGKKSSKNWKKSILCEDTTLHELIQDGHLKTFPRWRVDPSQHEQGRKKSPTHRRSRSLSPDFREEPMQVKDNGDDNENAEQQKEVDLSAFKGNLLTVTCGSSQGILHKHRFATDNSGKCIRTENKWLTPVGFVKQELKLTDPNWMKSILCLGIPLKFLIKKQVLVLHSLLCECRFCSTEEDDLKNQENDDNCFICDDDDELVCCDSCPRSFHHKCHIPTLDVETLGDEWICTFCVMKSSQKWHYPAQMSYETALQKPIADYVLHCHYLLLFLYEEHQKLCYMVKGCKDVRKKPTWLDKVVNALQNNHYSAVGDFVSDIQLIFSNSSSSSWGTFGEPGAKLKDTYEEELRKIFKIQLNC; from the exons ATGGAGCTGAGCAGCAAGAAGCTTCACCCGTTTGTTTCCGAGCTGAGGATTGTGCTCTTGGGGGAGGATGCAAACTCGGTGGGAAATTCCATCTTGGGCAGAGAGGCTTTTGAGACTGGGCCCACCTGCTCCCCAGCACCACAGCACTGTGAGAGAGCCAGAGGCGTGGCTGCAGGCAGACGTCTTGCTGTTATTAGCTGTCCGGACCTGATTACGCTCAGTCCCTTGGCACAGACTCAGGTGATAGAAAGTTGCTTCTTCCTGTCCTCTCCTGGGCCTCATGTACTTCTGGTGGTGCCGAAGCTTGACAACTTTACGAGGAAGGATTTGACGAGAGTTAAGAGAATCCTTGCATATTGGGGTGACGCTGCAGTGAATCATACAATGGTGCTTGTCTCAGATTCTGCCCATAAGAACAGTGCTGTGCAGCAGTTAATCAAAGACTGTGGAGGGCGAGTGCATGAACTCAGTGCCAGATATATGACTGAGACCAGACAGGTGGCTCAGCTTGTGGAGAAAATGGAGCAGATGGTGAGGGAGAAGGAGGgacagtacctcagccctgAGGACTGCCAGGAGTCCAATATACAGGTGGAAGGCATGCAGGATGCCGTTCCACCTGAAAAACGAAAAAAACAGCAGGATGAAGAGATAGCTGGGAAGTCAAGCTCACATGGACAGCCGGAAAGTGTAAAATCTG GTTCTTCCTCTGCCGAGGATTTGAAGCAAGACATCTGGACCTTACCAGAGTACAAGACCTGCCTTCCGGTAACCTGTGGGAACGAGAACGGGATTCTTTACCGAGACAAACTGGCTTTAG GGGAGACCTGTATCCTGGTAGGAACACGCTGGTTCACTCCCCCTGGGTTTGAGGTGTTCGGTGGAAAGAAGAGTTCCAAGAACTGGAAGAAAAGCATTCTGTGCGAAGACACCACTCTGCATGAACTGATCCAG GATGGTCATTTGAAGACCTTTCCTCGATGGCGTGTAGATCCCAGTCAACATGAGCAG GGCAGGAAGAAGTCACCCACCCATCGCCGCTCGCGAAGCTTGTCACCAG ACTTCAGAGAGGAACCCATGCAGGTGAAAGACAATGGAGATGATAATGAAAATGCAGAACAGCAGAAAGAGGTAGATCTGTCAGCCTTTAAGGGGAACCTCCTTACAGTCACTTGTGGGTCCTCTCAAGGGATTCTACATAAGCATCGCTTCGCCACTG ACAATTCAGGAAAGTGCATACGAACAGAAAACAAGTGGCTGACCCCTGTGGGTTTTGTGAAGCAGGAGCTAAAGTTGACTGACCCCAACTGGATGAAGAGCATCTTGTGCTTGGGGATCCCACTCAAATTTCTCATTAAG AAGCAGGTCTTGGTCTTGCACTCCCTGCTTTGCGAATGCCGTTTCTGTAGCACTGAGGAGGACGATTTG AAGAACCAGGAGAACGATGACAATTGCTTCATATGCGATGACGATGACGAATTGGTGTGCTGTGACTCCTGCCCCCGCTCCTTCCATCATAAATGCCACATTCCCACACTGGATGTTGAAACACTGGG GGACGAATGGATATGTACATTTTGCGTGATGAAGTCCAGTCAGAAGTGGCACTATCCTGCACAGATGTCCTATGAAACAGCCCTGCAAAAACCCATCGCAGACTATGTGCTG CATTGCCATTACCTCCTCCTGTTTCTCTACGAGGAACACCAGAAGCTCTGTTATatg GTGAAAGGCTGCAAGGACGTCCGTAAAAAGCCCACGTGGTTGGACAAGGTTGTTAATGCGCTGCAAAACAACCACTACTCTGCGGTTGGTGATTTTGTGTCTGACATTCAGCTCATTTTCAGCAACTCCTCCTCATCCAGCTGG GGTACCTTTGGTGAGCCAGGAGCCAAGCTCAAGGATACATATGAGGAAGAGTTGCGAAAAATCTTCAAAATTCAGCTGAATTGCTAA